One window of the Rhodothermales bacterium genome contains the following:
- a CDS encoding aminotransferase class V-fold PLP-dependent enzyme, producing MYSRRAFLGAVGRPAAAAVATAALNPAGIPALLETLNAWPGTPEELATDEEFWYRIQQAWTVDRSLVNLNNGGVSPAPAVVQDAMKRHLDYSNKAPVYTMWRILEPQREGVRQRIAREFGADGEEIALTRNASEGLQICQLGIDLRAGDEVLTTTHDYGRMITTFQQRERREGIKLVQFPLPIPAEDDDEVVRLFEEHITPRTKAILMCHIVNITGQILPVKKVVHMARRYDIPVIVDGAHSFAHFTFKHEDLDCDYYATSLHKWLFAPHGTGMLYVRKDKIPGLWPMMAAPEKMDGDIRKFEEIGTHPAANYLAIGEALTFHQGIGADRKTERLRYLTRYWADTLLEDPRVTLQTSLKPGQSCGIGVVDVDGIDCAAIGRFLWDRHRIIVTPIKHAEFEGNRITPNVYTTLEELDRFVDAMQYLLNHGLPDKYKA from the coding sequence CGCCTGGCCGGGCACGCCCGAGGAACTGGCCACGGATGAGGAATTCTGGTACCGAATCCAGCAGGCCTGGACGGTGGACCGGTCCCTGGTCAATCTGAACAACGGCGGTGTCAGCCCGGCCCCGGCGGTGGTTCAGGACGCCATGAAGCGGCACCTGGACTATTCCAACAAAGCGCCGGTGTACACCATGTGGCGCATTCTGGAGCCCCAGCGGGAGGGCGTGCGACAGCGCATCGCCCGGGAGTTCGGCGCCGACGGCGAGGAGATTGCACTGACCAGAAACGCGTCGGAGGGCCTACAGATTTGCCAACTGGGCATCGACCTGCGGGCGGGCGATGAGGTGCTGACGACGACCCATGACTATGGGCGCATGATCACGACCTTCCAGCAGCGTGAACGCCGCGAAGGCATCAAGCTGGTACAATTTCCGCTGCCGATCCCGGCTGAAGATGACGACGAGGTGGTGCGGCTGTTTGAAGAGCACATCACGCCGCGCACCAAGGCCATCCTCATGTGCCACATCGTCAATATCACCGGGCAGATCCTGCCCGTGAAGAAAGTCGTGCACATGGCCCGCCGGTACGACATTCCGGTGATTGTGGACGGCGCCCACTCGTTTGCGCACTTCACCTTCAAGCATGAGGACCTGGACTGCGACTACTACGCAACCAGCCTGCACAAATGGCTCTTTGCCCCGCACGGTACCGGCATGCTGTACGTGCGCAAGGACAAGATCCCGGGGCTGTGGCCGATGATGGCCGCGCCCGAAAAGATGGACGGCGATATTCGCAAGTTCGAGGAGATCGGTACCCATCCGGCCGCAAACTACCTGGCCATCGGTGAGGCGCTGACCTTCCACCAGGGTATCGGCGCCGATCGCAAGACCGAACGTCTGCGCTATCTGACCCGCTACTGGGCGGATACGCTGCTAGAGGATCCGCGCGTCACCCTGCAGACCAGCTTGAAGCCGGGCCAGAGTTGTGGCATCGGCGTCGTGGACGTGGACGGCATCGACTGTGCGGCCATCGGTCGTTTTCTTTGGGATCGGCACCGCATCATCGTTACCCCGATCAAGCACGCCGAGTTTGAGGGCAATCGCATTACGCCGAACGTGTACACCACCCTCGAGGAACTGGATCGCTTTGTCGATGCGATGCAGTACCTCCTGAATCATGGCCTGCCCGACAAGTACAAGGCGTAG